The following proteins are encoded in a genomic region of Brachypodium distachyon strain Bd21 chromosome 1, Brachypodium_distachyon_v3.0, whole genome shotgun sequence:
- the LOC100837110 gene encoding uncharacterized protein LOC100837110 translates to MAMGTSPQLYRRLRKASDISIVTTAFSSSKRMHMSKEYISCCEDKISSLPDEILIMILEKLDARTTLTTTILSKRWLDLPRRSHTCYDLSVHEILPPRYHRIKKKTMETKAGYEAEKKAQNLTDIYAFKDKYERYHAIRDRHERWMGKVHLLTSILQRYERRAMRCYVKRVNAFLLAPDSVQQRSIQKLRLQMFEASSFIDQWIMAAIGRWGVEDLELVIENSSWCYDFRLLDGCQNVRLKRLVLSGCYHHSATNSLVLQGLTTLTLCKTSSTMLHAYDILRNCVQLIDLRLEECSYDRGAFHINVPASKLKNLQLDNCNIGKIYLTLLPCLETFACRGQPAKIYYGVVPRLKHVSLDFMPTGDHGEDDSSGSNWTYPLSKFFKGLPPPLDYLVLQMRGRQMWIEPTIIPGQFNHLKKLFIANMPMNWDTFWILILLGAAPALESLHVHIDKSAEMANAGSLDVKVEHRQHHHLKELVVIGFEGVGWQTSFVKQIMGMSPRLMCVHLFDGRVVENKERGLWGLEIDPHQREWHECDRSEVLDDLRDGSSLPYLEIVLE, encoded by the exons ATGGCTATGGGAACTTCTCCTCAGCTCTACCGCCGGCTCAGGAAGGCCTCCGATATCTCTATCGTCACCACCGCTTTCTCGTCGTCCAAACGA ATGCATATGAGCAAGGAATACATCAGTTGCTGTGAGGACAAGATCAGCAGCTTACCTGATGAGATACTGATCATGATCCTTGAAAAGCTAGATGCACGCACAACACTAACCACCACTATCCTTTCAAAGCGGTGGCTGGATCTTCCCCGACGATCACACACATGTTATGATCTTTCCGTTCATGAAATTCTTCCTCCACGCTACCACAGgataaagaaaaaaaccaTGGAGACTAAGGCGGGGTACGAGGCAGAGAAGAAAGCGCAGAATCTGACTGACATTTATGCTTTTAAAGACAAGTACGAACGATATCATGCCATCAGGGACCGGCACGAGCGGTGGATGGGGAAAGTCCATCTGCTCACATCCATCCTGCAACGTTACGAGCGTCGGGCCATGCGATGCTATGTTAAACGGGTCAACGCATTCCTTCTGGCTCCTGACAGTGTTCAGCAGAGGTCTATCCAGAAGTTGAGGCTTCAAATGTTTGAGGCGAGTAGTTTCATTGATCAATGGATTATGGCAGCGATTGGCAGATGGGGGGTTGAGGATTTGGAGCTTGTCATTGAAAACTCTAGCTGGTGCTATGACTTTCGGCTTTTGGATGGATGCCAGAATGTGCGGCTGAAACGGCTTGTGCTGTCCGGTTGCTATCATCATAGTGCAACGAACTCTTTGGTGTTACAGGGGCTCACAACACTCACTCTATGCAAAACAAGTTCAACGATGTTACACGCTTATGATATTCTGAGAAACTGTGTTCAGTTGATAGATTTGAGGCTAGAAGAATGTAGTTATGACCGAGGTGCTTTTCATATCAATGTTCCGGCATCAAAGTTAAAGAATCTTCAATTGGACAACTGTAACATTGGGAAAATATATCTGACTTTGCTCCCTTGCCTCGAGACATTTGCTTGTCGGGGTCAGCCGGCCAAAATATACTACGGTGTGGTGCCTCGACTTAAGCACGTGAGTTTGGACTTCATGCCTACTGGAGATCATGGCGAGGATGATTCCTCTGGCAGTAACTGGACATATCCACTAAGCAAATTCTTCAAAGGGTTGCCGCCACCGCTAGACTACCTTGTTTTGCAAATGAGAGGGCGTCAG ATGTGGATTGAACCAACCATTATTCCCGGTCAGTTCAATCATCTCAAGAAGTTGTTCATTGCAAACATGCCAATGAACTGGGATACATTCTGGATTCTCATCCTACTTGGTGCCGCACCTGCCTTGGAGTCGCTTCATGTCCAT ATTGATAAAAGTGCAGAGATGGCAAATGCTGGATCGCTAGATGTCAAAGTGGAGCACCGTCAGCACCATCACTTGAAAGAACTAGTGGTCATCGGCTTCGAGGGAGTGGGGTGGCAAACCAGCTTTGTGAAGCAGATCATGGGCATGTCGCCGAGGCTGATGTGCGTCCATCTTTTTGATGGGCGCGTTGTTGAAAACAAAGAGCGTGGGCTCTGGGGCCTGGAGATAGATCCCCATCAGCGGGAATGGCATGAGTGTGATAGATCGGAGGTGCTTGATGACCTTAGAGACGGGAGCAGCTTGCCATATCTTGAAATAGTTTTAGAATGA
- the LOC100842902 gene encoding uncharacterized protein LOC100842902 — protein sequence MEVTLRRFDLSDVDAMMSWASDPEVAAFCRWEPYSSTESLLAYLRDTVLPHPWYRAICVGSGAGNDRPVGLVSLAPSPEERCRGELGYLVARAHWGKGVATAAVKRALGVVFGEVEELARVEALVDVDNAASQRVAEKAGFRREGVLRRHYWHKGRARDLVMYSFISNGARAEEGSEMEERGAPAVSLPGRGEKVVALRPFDLGDFDAELTWASDPVAAAPMPRAWDPCPSRESLLAFLWLWDSPLRRPWVRAICIGPGAGVAGAVAVTRTDDRCRAEIGVVLARAHSSVTVAAAAMRRAVAAFFGDGGLEGVERVEAVVDAGGGDGAPRRALEEAGFRREAVLRSYRAVEGQPRDMAIYSFISTDPLLD from the coding sequence ATGGAGGTGACCCTCCGCCGCTTCGACCTCTCAGACGTCGACGCCATGATGTCCTGGGCTTCGGACCCGGAGGTCGCCGCCTTCTGCCGCTGGGAGCCCTACTCCTCCACGGAATCTCTCCTCGCCTACCTCCGGGACACCGTGCTCCCTCACCCGTGGTACCGCGCCATCTGCgtcggctccggcgccggcaacGACCGCCCCGTGGGCCTGGTCTCCCTGGCTCCGTCCCCGGAGGAGCGCTGCCGCGGGGAGCTCGGCTACTTGGTGGCCCGCGCGCACTGGGGCAAGGGCGTGGCCACGGCCGCCGTCAAACGCGCGCTGGGCGTGGTGTTcggcgaggtggaggagcTTGCGCGCGTGGAGGCGCTCGTGGACGTGGACAACGCGGCGTCGCAGCGCGTGGCGGAGAAGGCCGGGTTCCGGCGCGAGGGCGTGCTCCGGCGCCACTACTGGCACAAGGGCCGCGCCAGGGACCTCGTCATGTACAGCTTCATCTCGAACGGCGCTCGTGCGGAAGAAGGCTCGGAGATGGAGGAGCGAGGAGCGCCTGCCGTGAGCCTGCCGGGGCGCGGAGAGAAGGTGGTGGCACTCCGGCCGTTCGACCTTGGCGACTTCGACGCCGAGCTGACGTGGGCATCGGACCCCGTGGCCGCGGCCCCCATGCCGCGGGCGTGGGATCCTTGCCCGTCCCGTGAATCCCTGCTCGCGTTCCTCTGGCTCTGGGACAGCCCGCTGCGGCGGCCCTGGGTCCGCGCCATCTGCAtcggccccggcgccggcgtggcggGAGCGGTGGCCGTGACGCGGACGGACGACCGGTGCCGGGCGGAGATCGGGGTCGTCCTGGCGCGCGCGCACTCGAGCGTGActgtggccgcggcggccatgaggcgggcggtggcggcgttcttcggcgacggcgggctgGAGGGCGTGGAGCGCGTGGAGGCGGtcgtcgacgccggcggcggcgatggcgcgcCCCGGCGCGCGCTGGAGGAGGCCGGGTTCCGCCGCGAGGCCGTGCTGCGGAGCTACCGCGCCGTCGAGGGCCAGCCCAGGGACATGGCCATCTACAGCTTCATCTCCACCGATCCACTCCTCGACTGA
- the LOC100842786 gene encoding uncharacterized protein LOC100842786, with protein sequence MEQGKGEGAQPAKTAVEVTLRPFTLADVDAMMAWASDPVVAAPCRWEPYESTEPLLAFIKDTVLPHPWFRAICLSGSGDGDGRPVGALSVSPTADACRAELGYVLARAHWGKGVATAAVRRALGAVFEEVEGLERVEALVDARNAASQRVLEKAGFTREALLRRYCVLKGDVKDMVIYSFVSTDPLPPAAA encoded by the coding sequence ATGGAGCAGGGCAAAGGAGAAGGAGCGCAGCCCGCGAAGACAGCCGTGGAGGTGACCCTCCGGCCGTTCACCCTGGCCGACGTGGACGCGATGATGGCGTGGGCGTCGGACCCAGTGGTGGCCGCGCCCTGCCGCTGGGAGCCCTACGAGTCCACGGAGCCCCTGCTGGCCTTCATCAAGGACACCGTGCTCCCGCACCCCTGGTTCCGCGCGATCTGcctctccggctccggcgacggcgacggccgcCCCGTGGGCGCGCTGTCCGTGTCGCCGACGGCGGACGCGTGCCGCGCCGAGCTGGGCTACGTGCTGGCTCGCGCGCACTGGGGCAAGGGCGTGGCCACGGCGGCCGTGCGGCGCGCGCTGGGCGCGGTGTTCGAAGAGGTGGAGGGGCTGGAGCGCGTGGAGGCGCTCGTGGACGCGCGCAACGCGGCGTCGCAGCGGGTGCTGGAGAAGGCCGGGTTCACGCGGGAGGCCCTGCTCCGGCGGTACTGCGTGCTCAAGGGCGACGTCAAGGACATGGTCATCTACAGCTTCGTCTCCACTGACCCGCTGCCGCCTGCCGCTGCTTGA
- the LOC100843207 gene encoding xylogen-like protein 11, with the protein MRAGHVDVAALGLALAMAAALLACRCAAQAPAPAPSSGIVSGSGCMPELVSLSPCMGYMSGNATAPGPGTACCSAVSGVLASSPRCLCAVLGGTAATLGVALDGARATQLPGACRVQAPPASQCNALGVPMPSPANPAAAGSTPATPSDPNVPPAAQYSGGNIDEAGRTLAFAVGVAAVALLHGVAA; encoded by the exons ATGAGGGCAGGTCACGTCGACGTCGCCGCGCTCGGCCTCGCcctggccatggcggccgcgcTGCTGGCATGCCGGTGCGCGGCAcaggcgccggcaccggcaccttCATCGGGCATCGTGAGCGGCTCCGGGTGCATGCCGGAGCTGGTCAGCCTGTCGCCGTGCATGGGATACATGTCGGGCAACGcgacggcgccggggccgggcACGGCGTGCTGCTCGGCGGTGTCCGGCGTGCTGGCGTCGAGCCCGAGGTGCCTCTGCGCGGTGCtcggcggcacggcggccACGCTCGGCGTGGCCCTGGACGGCGCCCGCGCGACGCAGCTGCCCGGGGCGTGCCGCGTCCAGGCCCCACCCGCCAGCCAGTGCAACG CTCTGGGAGTTCCGATGCCGTCCCCGGCGAACCCGGCGGCAGCTGGAAGTACTCCGGCGACACCATCCGATCCCAATGTTCCCCCTGCTG CTCAATACTCCGGCGGGAACATCGATGAAGCAGGAAGAACTCTCGCCTtcgccgtcggcgtcgcagCAGTTGCGTTGCTTCATGGTGTTGCGGCCTGA
- the LOC100843813 gene encoding non-specific lipid-transfer protein-like protein At2g13820, which translates to MPAAMRRGVRRRMGHDAVMMTGLPLLFLLLAPASVTGQGQGQVQVAASCTASLISTFTPCLNFVTGSTNGGGSPTQQCCRAVAGVVRTGADCACLILTGNVPFSLPINRTLAISLPKVCKSLSVPLQCRDTATQIPAPGPVAFAPALPPLPPLPPESSVDATATSPAVEAPPAIMQGQRPVVVLSSAWRNARGLLAPAPLVLLVLASILV; encoded by the exons ATGCCGGCGGCAATGAGACGGGgcgtgaggaggaggatgggtcATGATGCGGTGATGATGACCGGGCTTCCGCTGCTGTTTCTGCTTCTGGCGCCGGCTTCGGTGAcggggcaggggcaggggcaggTGCAGGTGGCGGCGTCGTGCACGGCGTCGCTGATATCGACGTTCACGCCGTGCCTCAACTTCGTGACGGGGAGCACCAACGGCGGGGGGTCGCCGACGCAGCAGTGCTGCAGGGCGGTGGCCGGGGTGGTCCGCACGGGCGCCGACTGCGCCTGCCTCATCCTCACCGGCAACGTGCCCTTCAGCCTCCCCATCAACCGCACCCTAGCAATCTCCCTCCCCAAGGTCTGCAAGTCCCTCTCCGTCCCGCTCCAGTGCAGAG ATACGGCCACGCAGATCCCAGCTCCAG GGCCTGTTGCATTTGCTCCGGCGCTGCCCCCTCTGC CACCTTTGCCGCCGGAGTCGTCGGTGGATGCCACCGCGACGTCGCCGGCGGTCGAagcgccgccggcgatcaTGCAGGGACAGAGGCCGGTGGTGGTGCTGAGCTCGGCATGGAGGAACGCCCGTGGGCTCCTGGCGCCTGCACCCCTTGTGCTGCTTGTACTTGCGTCCATTTTGGTTTGA
- the LOC100844303 gene encoding non-specific lipid-transfer protein-like protein At2g13820 codes for MAARARFSILLAMAAVAASLAASANAQSGCTAALVGLYPCMDYISGNGTAPTDSCCSQLASVTKSQPQCLCAALGGDSSSVGGMTINKTRALELPKECKVQTPPASRCSGSGGGGSTAAPAGGSATPAGSGSKTTPAGYLQGNGGSSLHGPAALVLALATAALYAVTAV; via the exons atggcggcgagggcgagatTTAGCATCCTCCTGGCAatggcggccgtggcggcgtcGCTGGCGGCTTCGGCGAATGCGCAGTCCGGGTGcacggcggcgctggtggGGCTGTACCCGTGCATGGACTACATCAGCGGCAACGGCACGGCGCCGACGGACTCGTGCTGCTCGCAACTGGCGTCCGTGACCAAGTCCCAGCCGCAGTGCCTCTGCGCGGCGCTCGGCGGcgactcctcctccgtcggcgGCATGACCATCAACAAGACCCGCGCGCTCGAGCTCCCCAAGGAGTGCAAAGTCCAGACCCCTCCCGCCAGCCGGTGCAGCGGCAGCG gtggtggtggcagtACTGCAGCTCCGGCCGGGGGCTCGGCGACGCCGGCGGGATCGGGATCGAAGACGACGCCGGCGGGGTACCTGCAGGGGAACGGCGGCTCGTCGCTCCACGGACCGGCGGCTCTGGTGCTGGCGCTCGCGACGGCTGCGCTTTACGCGGTGACGGCCGTTTGA
- the LOC100841875 gene encoding putative 12-oxophytodienoate reductase 4 isoform X2, producing the protein MAAQEEGTAPRAPIPLLTQYKMGERIELAHRVVLAPLTRQRSPGNAPQPHAAVYYAQRATAGGLLVTEATGVSAAAQGHRPTPGVWTAEQAAAWGPVVGAVHARGAVFFCQLWHVGRVVGELCPAPEPDGMMQQLQQQPVSSTDKGIGAQMHDGGVEEFATPRRLAAEEISGIVDDFRKAARNAIDAGMQRGRRTPLLCSPLLCYVLPAGFDGVEIHGAHGYIVEQFLKDSVNDREDDCGGSLENRCRFALEVVEAVAREVGGHRVGVRLSPFADYMDCHDSDPHALALYMSTKLNDYGILYLHMVEPRMARLDGRRVVPKRLLPYRQAFKGTFIVAGGYDREEGNKVVSEGYADLVAFGRLFLANPDLPRRFGLNAELNKYDRATFYTSDPVVGYTDYPFLDR; encoded by the exons ATGGCGGCCCAGGAAGAAGGCACGGCACCGCGGGCACCGATTCCTCTGCTGACGCAATATAAAATGGGCGAGAGGATCGAGCTGGCGCACAGGGTGGTGCTGGCTCCGCTGACGCGGCAGCGGTCCCCGGGGAACGCGCCGCAGCCGCACGCCGCCGTCTACTACGCGCAGCGGGCCACCGCCGGCGGGCTCCTCGTGACCGAGGCCACGggcgtctccgccgccgcgcagggCCACAGGCCGACCCCGGGCGTGTGGACggcggagcaggcggcggcgtggggccccgtcgtcggcgccgtgcACGCCAGGGGCGCCGTGTTCTTCTGCCAGCTCTGGCATGTTGGCCGCGTCGTGGGCGAGCTCTGCcccgcgccggagccggacggGATGATGCAGCagttgcagcagcagccggtgTCTAGCACGGATAAGGGGATCGGAGCGCAGATgcacgacggcggcgtcgaggagtTCGCGACGCCGAGGAGgctcgcggcggaggagatTTCTGGGATCGTTGATGATTTCAGGAAAGCCGCCCGGAACGCCATTGACGCCGGTATGCAACGAGGACGACGAACTCCCCTGCTTTGTTCTCCTCTGCTATGCTATGTTTTGCC TGCAGGGTTCGATGGCGTGGAGATACACGGGGCACACGGGTACATAGTGGAGCAGTTCCTCAAGGACAGCGTCAACGACCGTGAAGACGACTGTGGCGGCAGCCTTGAGAACCGGTGCCGCTTCGCACTTGAGGTGGTTGAGGCCGTGGCGAGGGAGGTCGGCGGCCACCGTGTGGGTGTCCGCCTCTCCCCCTTCGCCGACTACATGGACTGCCACGACTCCGACCCGCATGCTCTCGCCCTTTACATGTCCACCAAGCTCAACGATTACGGGATACTCTACCTCCACATGGTGGAGCCAAGGATGGCGCGCCTCGATGGGCGACGGGTGGTGCCAAAGCGGTTGCTGCCGTACAGGCAGGCGTTTAAGGGCACGTTCATTGTCGCTGGTGGGTACGACCGGGAGGAGGGGAACAAGGTGGTCAGTGAAGGATACGCTGACTTGGTGGCGTTTGGAAGGTTGTTCTTGGCCAATCCAGACTTGCCAAGAAGGTTTGGACTCAATGCGGAGCTCAACAAATATGACAGGGCCACCTTTTACACATCTGACCCCGTTGTCGGCTACACCGATTACCCCTTCCTCGACAGATGA
- the LOC100841875 gene encoding putative 12-oxophytodienoate reductase 4 isoform X1 produces the protein MAAQEEGTAPRAPIPLLTQYKMGERIELAHRVVLAPLTRQRSPGNAPQPHAAVYYAQRATAGGLLVTEATGVSAAAQGHRPTPGVWTAEQAAAWGPVVGAVHARGAVFFCQLWHVGRVVGELCPAPEPDGMMQQLQQQPVSSTDKGIGAQMHDGGVEEFATPRRLAAEEISGIVDDFRKAARNAIDAGFDGVEIHGAHGYIVEQFLKDSVNDREDDCGGSLENRCRFALEVVEAVAREVGGHRVGVRLSPFADYMDCHDSDPHALALYMSTKLNDYGILYLHMVEPRMARLDGRRVVPKRLLPYRQAFKGTFIVAGGYDREEGNKVVSEGYADLVAFGRLFLANPDLPRRFGLNAELNKYDRATFYTSDPVVGYTDYPFLDR, from the exons ATGGCGGCCCAGGAAGAAGGCACGGCACCGCGGGCACCGATTCCTCTGCTGACGCAATATAAAATGGGCGAGAGGATCGAGCTGGCGCACAGGGTGGTGCTGGCTCCGCTGACGCGGCAGCGGTCCCCGGGGAACGCGCCGCAGCCGCACGCCGCCGTCTACTACGCGCAGCGGGCCACCGCCGGCGGGCTCCTCGTGACCGAGGCCACGggcgtctccgccgccgcgcagggCCACAGGCCGACCCCGGGCGTGTGGACggcggagcaggcggcggcgtggggccccgtcgtcggcgccgtgcACGCCAGGGGCGCCGTGTTCTTCTGCCAGCTCTGGCATGTTGGCCGCGTCGTGGGCGAGCTCTGCcccgcgccggagccggacggGATGATGCAGCagttgcagcagcagccggtgTCTAGCACGGATAAGGGGATCGGAGCGCAGATgcacgacggcggcgtcgaggagtTCGCGACGCCGAGGAGgctcgcggcggaggagatTTCTGGGATCGTTGATGATTTCAGGAAAGCCGCCCGGAACGCCATTGACGCCG GGTTCGATGGCGTGGAGATACACGGGGCACACGGGTACATAGTGGAGCAGTTCCTCAAGGACAGCGTCAACGACCGTGAAGACGACTGTGGCGGCAGCCTTGAGAACCGGTGCCGCTTCGCACTTGAGGTGGTTGAGGCCGTGGCGAGGGAGGTCGGCGGCCACCGTGTGGGTGTCCGCCTCTCCCCCTTCGCCGACTACATGGACTGCCACGACTCCGACCCGCATGCTCTCGCCCTTTACATGTCCACCAAGCTCAACGATTACGGGATACTCTACCTCCACATGGTGGAGCCAAGGATGGCGCGCCTCGATGGGCGACGGGTGGTGCCAAAGCGGTTGCTGCCGTACAGGCAGGCGTTTAAGGGCACGTTCATTGTCGCTGGTGGGTACGACCGGGAGGAGGGGAACAAGGTGGTCAGTGAAGGATACGCTGACTTGGTGGCGTTTGGAAGGTTGTTCTTGGCCAATCCAGACTTGCCAAGAAGGTTTGGACTCAATGCGGAGCTCAACAAATATGACAGGGCCACCTTTTACACATCTGACCCCGTTGTCGGCTACACCGATTACCCCTTCCTCGACAGATGA
- the LOC100839245 gene encoding putative 12-oxophytodienoate reductase 5 → MESKEPMPLLTPHKLSPSLSLSHRIILAPLTRQRAYGNIPQKHHVTYYSQRASAGGLLVTEATGVSDTAQGYRDTPGIWTAEQVEAWRPVVDAVHAKGAAIFCQIWHVGRVSTFEFQPGGKAPVSSTTKGVGPQFTFDGRVEEFSPPRKLEVEEIPGIVDDFRKAARNAIDAGFDGVELHGANGYIIEQFLKDSSNDRDDEYGGSLEKRCRFALEVVDAVVKEIGGDRVGIRLSPFTDYMDCHDSDPHALALYMSTKLNDHGVVYLHMIEPRMAIVEGRRVVPKRLLPYKEAFKGTFIANGGYDREEGNKAVEEGYTDLVSFGRLFLANPDLPKRFEIGAEMNNYDRMTFYTSDPVVGYTDYPFLLE, encoded by the exons ATGGAGTCCAAGGAGCCCATGCCTCTGCTGACCCCACACAAGCTAAGCCCTTCCCTCTCGCTCTCCCACAGAATCATCCTGGCCCCGCTGACCCGTCAACGGGCCTACGGCAACATCCCACAGAAGCACCACGTGACCTACTACTCCCAGCGGGCCTCCGCCGGCGGGCTGCTGGTGACGGAGGCCACGGGCGTCTCCGACACGGCGCAGGGGTACCGCGACACGCCGGGGATCTGGACGGCGGAGCAGGTGGAGGCCTGGAGACCCGTGGTCGACGCCGTGCACGCCAAGGGCGCCGCCATCTTCTGCCAGATCTGGCATGTCGGGCGGGTCTCGACCTTCGAGTTCCAGCCCGGGGGCAAGGCGCCGGTGTCGAGCACGACCAAGGGCGTCGGCCCGCAGTTTACCTTCGATGGGCGCGTCGAGGAGTTCTCGCCGCCGAGGAAGTTGGAGGTCGAGGAGATACCTGGGATTGTGGATGATTTCAGGAAGGCCGCCAGGAACGCCATTGATGCCG GGTTCGACGGCGTGGAGCTCCACGGCGCCAACGGGTACATCATCGAGCAGTTCCTCAAGGACAGCTCCAACGACCGCGACGACGAGTATGGCGGTAGCCTCGAGAAACGGTGCCGCTTCGCGTTGGAGGTGGTCGATGCCGTCGTGAAAGAGATCGGTGGCGACCGGGTGGGCATCCGTCTGTCACCCTTCACGGACTACATGGATTGTCACGACTCCGACCCACATGCCCTCGCGTTGTACATGTCCACCAAGCTCAATGACCATGGCGTGGTGTACCTCCACATGATCGAGCCGAGGATGGCCATCGTGGAGGGAAGGCGGGTGGTGCCCAAGCGACTTCTGCCATACAAGGAGGCATTCAAGGGGACGTTCATCGCCAATGGAGGGTACGATAGGGAGGAAGGGAACAAGGCGGTCGAGGAGGGGTACACCGATCTGGTGTCCTTCGGCCGACTATTCCTGGCAAACCCGGACCTACCAAAGAGGTTTGAGATTGGGGCAGAGATGAACAATTACGACAGGATGACTTTCTACACCTCCGACCCCGTCGTTGGCTACACCGACTACCCATTTCTTCTCGAATGA